Part of the Firmicutes bacterium CAG:345 genome, ATCGGCTTTTACTCCGTTTAAAAGTGTATAATCGCAATTAGTCTCCGGTGATAAAACAAGAGCATCGTATTGTGACTTAGTCAGTGTTACACTATTGTCTTTTATTTCTACTCCAGCTACTGCAGTTATATTAAAATTGTCAAGTGGATTAATTTCAATTATAGAACTACTTGAGCTAGTAGACGAGCTACTTGATGAACTGCTAGAGCTCGTTGATGAGCTGCTAGAACTAGACGATGAACTAGTAGTTGTACTGCTACTTGAGCTTGTTGATGAACTATTAGAACTTGTAGTTGAACTAGATGATGAATTTGAACTGCTAGAACTCGATGTACTATTAAAACTACTGCTAGAGCTTATGGTACTATTAAAAGAGCTGCTAGAACTAGATGATAAACTACTAGGGGTACTGATTACGCTTGTTGTACTATTTGAACTGCTAATAGTACTGCTAGATGTTGTTGTTCCTTTGTTGCAAGCACATAAACATAGCAAAAAGACGACTGAAACCATTAAAAATGAAACTTTTTTCATTTTTCTCTCCTTAAAAATTCTTTTTATTGACATAATTTAAATATGTCAAGTATACTTGAATTATATCAATTTACTTTTTTCGTTTTAATACATAAAATTGCAAAATTAAACACAATTACAGGTAATAAATAAAGATGAAAACAACTAAAATAACGGTAGAATTGCTTTCTGGAACAACATTAGCTATACATCCGGATAATTATTATCGTCATCCATTATTATATAATGTTGTGCAATCAGGATATGTAATCGGTGGTTTAAAACATTCTGTTTCAAGAACAGGGCTTAACTCTTATGGATTATATGGAGTGACTAAAGGAGAAGTTGTTTTAAAAACAAAAAATAAAACGTATAAAGCACATGCTGGAGATACACTTTTTTTCTCACAGCAAGAGGATCATACCATTATTAATGGAGGTGATATACCTTATGAGGCATATTTTGTATATTTGTATGGACCAGAAGTAAAGGGTTTTTACGATAGTTTTCAATCTAAATTTGAATATATAATGACAGGATTCATTCCTCCTTCATTTGTTGATGCCGTACGACAAATTACAGATATGATAAGATCTGGAAATGAAAATATATATCTTATTTCTTCGCTTCTTTATAATATGCTGACTGAACTTTTGCAAAAATGCGATGTAAGTGACAAAAGTACCGGCATTACAAATGCAATTAAATATGTAATGGAACATTATAAAGAAAAAATAACATTGGATACACTTTCTTCAATGGCATATATGGATAAGTTTTATTTTATTAGACAATTTCACTCTCTTACAGGATTTACACCAAAAGAATATCAAAATGAACTTCGTTTGAACGAAGCAGTTAGTTTACTTAAAAATACTGACTTGTCGGTGACTGCAATTGCAAATGAAGTTGGTTTTTCTGATGCAAAAGGACTAATTGCCTTGATAAAAAGAAGAAAAGGCTGCTCTCCGTCACAACTGAGAAAAAAATAAATAGTTAATCCTCTAAATATGCTAGTAATTAGGAGATTATTTTTAAATATTTAAATATAAAAATTATTCTACCCTTTATTTTTAGGCAGAATAATTTATGTATTGTAGCTAGATAATTGCTACATTATCTGATGCTAAATGAAGAGAACTTTCTTCATCAGCATAACTTCTTAAATTCTAACTTTATCAAATATTTTTGAATTTAAGATATCAAGCATAGCCATTTTAGGATCATATGCCTGTGATTTTATAATAGTATCAAAAACACTTTGGCTAAAACCTGAGATTATTTTGACATTATTATCATCATTTAAAGCGTGAGCTACTGGCATTGTACGATTATTGACATTCCAATATATTAGACACGGCATTTCATAGCCTGCTTTTTTATACTTTTCTTTTATAAAATTTGTAAAAGAAATTTGATTTTGAGCATCAAATATATCAAATTGCATATCTGAAATTATGATAATATTTTTAACCATATTTTCGGCTGGAACATGATGTTTTATAGCTGTATTTAAAATTAAATCAAATACTTTATTTATGTCAGTGTTTTCATTAATGCAAGGAATCTTGTTTAAGCAGTCACATAAAGATTTACATTCAGTAAAATCAATAAAATATGGTTCAGAT contains:
- a CDS encoding putative uncharacterized protein (product inferred by homology to UniProt); protein product: MMEMAKYNLIIALSLAIYFARLNQGVWKDKIITFSSEPYFIDFTECKSLCDCLNKIPCINENTDINKVFDLILNTAIKHHVPAENMVKNIIIISDMQFDIFDAQNQISFTNFIKEKYKKAGYEMPCLIYWNVNNRTMPVAHALNDDNNVKIISGFSQSVFDTIIKSQAYDPKMAMLDILNSKIFDKVRI
- a CDS encoding transcriptional regulator AraC family (product inferred by homology to UniProt), translated to MKTTKITVELLSGTTLAIHPDNYYRHPLLYNVVQSGYVIGGLKHSVSRTGLNSYGLYGVTKGEVVLKTKNKTYKAHAGDTLFFSQQEDHTIINGGDIPYEAYFVYLYGPEVKGFYDSFQSKFEYIMTGFIPPSFVDAVRQITDMIRSGNENIYLISSLLYNMLTELLQKCDVSDKSTGITNAIKYVMEHYKEKITLDTLSSMAYMDKFYFIRQFHSLTGFTPKEYQNELRLNEAVSLLKNTDLSVTAIANEVGFSDAKGLIALIKRRKGCSPSQLRKK